One region of Budorcas taxicolor isolate Tak-1 chromosome 3, Takin1.1, whole genome shotgun sequence genomic DNA includes:
- the C3H1orf52 gene encoding UPF0690 protein C1orf52 homolog: MAAEEKDPLSYFAAYGSSSSGSSDEEDNSEPEETSRKAQDPAKSAGGNGNKAEKRLPGPDELFRSVSRPAFLYNPLNKQIDWERHVVKAPEEPPKEFKIWKSNYVPPPETYSTEKKPPPPELDMAIKWSNIYEDNGDDAPQNAKKARLLPEGEETVESDDEKDEHTSKKRKVELGEPTKKKK; the protein is encoded by the exons ATGGCAGCGGAGGAGAAGGATCCTTTGAGCTATTTCGCGGCTTACGGGAGCAGCAGCTCAGGCTCCTCGGACGAGGAGGATAACAGCGAGCCGGAGGAGACAAGTCGTAAGGCCCAAGATCCAGCGAAGTCGGCCGGCGGCAATGGGAACAAGGCGGAGAAGCGGCTGCCTGGACCAGACGAGCTGTTCCGGAGCGTGAGTCGCCCGGCCTTTCTTTACAATCCGCTCAACAAACAGATAGACTGGGAGAGGCACGTCGTCAAAGCTCCAGAGGAG CCTCCAAAGGAATTCAAAATATGGAAGTCAAACTATGTACCACCTCCGGAGACGTACTCTACAGAGAAGAAACCTCCCCCTCCAGAGCTggatatggcaataaaatggtcCAACATATATGAGGACAATGGTGATGATGCCCCACAGAATGCTAAGAAAGCTAGGCTTCTACCAGAAGGGGAGGAGACAGTGGAATCAG ATGATGAAAAAGATGAGCATACTTCTAAAAAGCGCAAAGTAGAACTGGGAGAaccaacaaagaagaaaaaatag